A genomic region of Micromonospora sp. NBC_01796 contains the following coding sequences:
- the ahcY gene encoding adenosylhomocysteinase — translation MTSTLPAPSGGASTEARPTTLAGGDFKVADLSLAEFGRKEIQLAEHEMPGLMSLRREFAAAQPLRGARITGSLHMTIQTAVLIETLTALGAEVRWASCNIFSTQDHAAAAIVVGPEGTVDAPAGVPVYAWKGESLEEYWWCTEQVLLWPDGQGPNMILDDGGDATLLVHRGAQFEGEGAVPPIESADSEEYAVILGVLHRSLAEDNTRWTRVSAGIKGVTEETTTGVHRLYEMQQAGSLLFPAINVNDSVTKSKFDNKYGCRHSLIDGINRATDVLIGGKVAVVLGYGDVGKGCAESLRGQGARVIVTEIDPICALQAAMDGYQVATLDDVVETADIFVTATGCFDVITNEHMARMKHQAIVGNIGHFDNEIDMAGLQKRSDVQRTNIKPQVDVWKFADGHSIIVLSEGRLLNLGNATGHPSFVMSNSFANQTIAQIELFTKTDEYPVGVYVLPKHLDEKVARLHLDALGVRLTELTKEQAAYLGIPVEGPYKSDHYRY, via the coding sequence ATGACCAGCACTCTCCCGGCGCCCTCCGGTGGCGCGTCGACCGAGGCCCGACCCACGACCCTCGCCGGTGGCGACTTCAAGGTGGCGGATCTGTCGCTCGCCGAGTTCGGACGCAAGGAGATCCAGCTGGCTGAGCACGAGATGCCCGGCCTGATGTCGCTCCGCCGGGAGTTCGCCGCCGCGCAGCCGCTGCGGGGCGCCCGGATCACCGGCTCGCTGCACATGACCATCCAGACCGCGGTCCTGATCGAGACCCTGACCGCCCTCGGGGCGGAGGTCCGGTGGGCGTCGTGCAACATCTTCTCCACCCAGGACCACGCCGCCGCCGCGATCGTGGTCGGCCCGGAGGGCACCGTCGACGCCCCCGCCGGTGTCCCCGTATACGCCTGGAAGGGCGAGTCGCTCGAGGAGTACTGGTGGTGCACCGAGCAGGTGCTGCTCTGGCCGGACGGGCAGGGCCCCAACATGATCCTCGACGACGGTGGTGACGCCACCCTGCTCGTGCACCGGGGCGCCCAGTTCGAGGGCGAGGGTGCGGTGCCGCCGATCGAGTCCGCCGACTCCGAGGAGTACGCGGTCATCCTCGGTGTACTGCACCGCTCGCTGGCCGAGGACAACACCCGGTGGACCCGGGTCTCGGCCGGCATCAAGGGTGTCACCGAGGAGACCACCACCGGTGTGCACCGGCTGTACGAGATGCAGCAGGCCGGATCGCTGCTGTTCCCGGCGATCAACGTCAACGACTCGGTGACGAAGAGCAAGTTCGACAACAAGTACGGCTGCCGTCACTCGCTGATCGACGGCATCAACCGCGCCACCGACGTGCTGATCGGCGGCAAGGTCGCGGTCGTGCTCGGCTACGGCGACGTGGGCAAGGGCTGCGCGGAGTCGCTGCGCGGCCAGGGTGCCCGGGTCATCGTCACCGAGATCGACCCGATCTGCGCGTTGCAGGCGGCGATGGACGGTTACCAGGTCGCGACGCTGGACGACGTGGTCGAGACGGCCGACATCTTCGTCACCGCGACCGGTTGCTTCGACGTCATCACCAACGAGCACATGGCCCGGATGAAGCACCAGGCGATCGTCGGCAACATCGGCCACTTCGACAACGAGATCGACATGGCCGGTCTGCAGAAGCGGTCGGACGTGCAGCGTACGAACATCAAGCCGCAGGTCGACGTCTGGAAGTTCGCCGACGGGCACTCGATCATCGTGCTCTCCGAGGGCCGGCTGCTGAACCTCGGCAACGCCACCGGGCACCCGAGCTTCGTCATGTCGAACTCGTTCGCCAACCAGACGATCGCCCAGATCGAGCTGTTCACCAAGACCGACGAGTACCCGGTCGGCGTCTACGTGCTGCCGAAGCACCTGGACGAGAAGGTGGCTCGGCTGCACCTGGACGCCCTGGGCGTCCGGCTCACCGAGCTGACCAAGGAGCAGGCCGCGTACCTGGGTATCCCGGTCGAGGGTCCGTACAAGTCGGACCACTACCGGTACTGA
- the manA gene encoding mannose-6-phosphate isomerase, class I: protein MEPLYGPIRDYAWGSRTVIAGLQGRSVPSAGPEAELWLGAHPGSPAMVCQQDARISLVELLAAEPGRWLGDEVLARFDGRLPFLMKLLAPEAPLSLQAHPDPDQARTGYAADQDLPPTAHRNYVDPYHKPEVLVAIAPFEALCGFRDPRESAAVLEAFDIPALKPVVACLRTGVAGLRDAVQRLLTWPAVDRAALVETVRSTDLGPEFTEEQELVRRLAGWYPADPGVLVALLLNHVRLEPGSAIWMPAGNLHAYLRGAGVEIMAASDNVLRGGLTPKHVDIAELLRVLRFEVLEDPLLAPAPVAPGVVTWPVPVDDFALYRVRLDDALPEARLTVTGPRVLVGTSGAVTVRDAAGAVTVEPGRAAIGAADGGELVFSGRGEVFVGAAGISDIPGSA, encoded by the coding sequence GTGGAACCCTTGTACGGCCCGATCCGCGACTACGCCTGGGGATCCCGGACGGTGATCGCCGGGTTGCAGGGTAGATCCGTGCCGAGCGCCGGGCCGGAGGCGGAACTCTGGCTCGGCGCACACCCCGGATCCCCGGCGATGGTGTGCCAGCAGGACGCCCGGATCAGCCTGGTGGAACTGCTCGCCGCCGAGCCGGGGCGCTGGCTGGGGGACGAGGTGCTGGCCCGGTTCGACGGGCGGCTGCCGTTCCTGATGAAGCTGCTGGCGCCGGAGGCACCGCTGTCGTTGCAGGCCCACCCGGATCCCGACCAGGCCCGCACCGGGTACGCGGCCGACCAGGACCTGCCCCCGACCGCGCACCGCAACTACGTCGACCCGTACCACAAGCCGGAAGTGCTGGTGGCGATCGCGCCGTTCGAGGCGCTCTGCGGTTTCCGGGATCCCCGGGAGTCGGCTGCGGTGCTGGAGGCGTTCGACATCCCGGCGTTGAAGCCGGTGGTGGCGTGCCTGCGTACGGGGGTGGCGGGGCTGCGGGACGCCGTACAGCGGTTGTTGACGTGGCCGGCGGTGGACCGGGCCGCGCTGGTGGAGACGGTCCGGAGCACCGATCTCGGTCCGGAGTTCACCGAGGAGCAGGAACTCGTCCGCCGGCTGGCCGGCTGGTATCCGGCCGATCCGGGGGTGCTGGTCGCGCTGCTGCTCAACCACGTACGGCTGGAACCGGGGTCCGCGATCTGGATGCCGGCCGGCAACCTGCACGCGTACCTGCGGGGTGCCGGTGTGGAGATCATGGCGGCCAGTGACAACGTCCTGCGGGGCGGGCTGACGCCGAAGCACGTGGACATCGCCGAACTGCTCCGGGTGCTGCGGTTCGAGGTGCTGGAGGATCCGCTGCTCGCCCCGGCTCCGGTGGCACCGGGTGTGGTCACCTGGCCGGTGCCGGTGGACGACTTCGCCCTGTACCGGGTGCGCCTGGACGACGCGCTGCCGGAGGCCCGGCTCACGGTGACCGGGCCGCGGGTGCTGGTCGGCACCTCCGGTGCGGTGACCGTACGGGACGCGGCCGGTGCGGTGACGGTCGAGCCCGGTCGGGCGGCGATCGGGGCGGCCGACGGTGGTGAGCTGGTCTTCTCCGGTCGGGGAGAGGTTTTTGTCGGCGCGGCCGGCATTTCGGATATTCCCGGATCGGCTTGA
- a CDS encoding cation diffusion facilitator family transporter, giving the protein MSAGGGTRAIIAALLANLGIAITKFVAYLLTSSSSMLAESIHSVADSGNQALLLLGGRRAQRGATPQHPFGYGRERYIYAFIVSIVLFSVGGLFALYEGYHKWRDPHGFDSWQWLPITVLVVAIGLEGFSFRTAIKESNHIRGRANWVQFVRRAKAPELPVVLLEDLGALIGLIFALVGVSMTLVTGNGRWDAAGTLAIGILLVCIAVILAVETKSLLLGEGASPEDVSAIERAVNEGSEVERIIHMRTLHLGPEELLVAAKIAVTPSASAEALARDIDTVEARIRTAVPIARVIYLEPDIYSARAANLRSASENVEPPVGGETGGKG; this is encoded by the coding sequence ATGAGCGCCGGTGGGGGGACGCGGGCGATCATCGCCGCGTTGCTGGCCAACCTGGGTATCGCGATCACGAAGTTCGTGGCGTACCTGCTGACCAGTTCGTCGTCGATGCTGGCCGAGTCGATCCACTCCGTGGCCGACTCGGGAAACCAGGCGTTGCTGCTGCTCGGCGGCCGTCGGGCCCAGCGCGGCGCGACCCCACAACACCCCTTCGGGTACGGGCGTGAGCGCTACATCTACGCGTTCATCGTGTCGATCGTGCTGTTCAGCGTCGGTGGCCTCTTCGCCCTGTACGAGGGTTACCACAAGTGGAGAGACCCGCACGGGTTCGACAGCTGGCAGTGGCTGCCGATCACGGTGCTGGTCGTCGCGATCGGCCTGGAGGGGTTCTCGTTCCGTACCGCGATCAAGGAGTCGAACCACATCCGGGGCAGGGCGAACTGGGTGCAGTTCGTCCGCCGGGCGAAGGCACCTGAGTTGCCGGTGGTGCTCCTGGAGGACCTGGGTGCCCTGATCGGTCTGATCTTCGCCCTGGTCGGCGTCTCGATGACGCTGGTCACCGGGAACGGCCGGTGGGACGCGGCCGGCACCCTGGCGATCGGCATCCTGCTGGTCTGCATCGCGGTCATCCTGGCGGTGGAGACGAAGAGCCTGCTGCTCGGCGAGGGGGCCTCCCCGGAGGACGTCAGCGCGATCGAGCGGGCGGTCAACGAGGGCTCCGAGGTCGAGCGGATCATCCACATGCGCACCCTGCACCTGGGGCCGGAGGAGCTGCTGGTCGCCGCGAAGATCGCGGTCACGCCGTCGGCGTCGGCCGAGGCACTGGCCCGTGACATCGACACGGTCGAGGCGCGGATCCGTACGGCGGTGCCGATCGCCCGGGTGATCTACCTGGAGCCGGACATCTACAGCGCGCGGGCCGCGAACCTGCGGAGCGCGTCGGAGAACGTGGAGCCGCCGGTTGGCGGCGAAACGGGCGGGAAAGGCTGA
- a CDS encoding SIS domain-containing protein, with translation MMDAHAGVSGRRVPDEGLLDDVAALAEADPGGMLRFTASAGAQVRESAALAAEANLGVLAEEGRPRAVVIAGIGTAGRTGDILATVAGPRCPVPVIAHRSAGVPGWVGAADVVIAVSASGRSPEALGAAEAAARRGARLVAVGAPDSQLQSVAEGVRAPFIPVPRRAPARASLWGLTVPVLLAARALGLVKVNEADLAETAARLDADADRSRPDAESFVNPAKSLALALAGSVPVVWGSSPLATVAARRFGDTLSANARYPVVAGALGEAGRGRVGLLDGVFGGLAESTRDIFADPEDESDWTRLRVVLLRDGGLNADDDSDEPLAVEERRADALQTLAERRGVRCDVVTAEGGSALERLASLIAVPDFASVYLALAHGLDPMAVPAVTEMKELSNP, from the coding sequence GTGATGGACGCCCACGCCGGCGTGAGCGGGCGACGGGTCCCCGACGAGGGGCTGCTCGACGACGTGGCGGCGCTGGCCGAGGCCGATCCGGGCGGCATGCTGCGGTTCACCGCCTCGGCCGGTGCCCAGGTACGCGAGTCGGCGGCGCTGGCCGCGGAGGCGAACCTGGGGGTGCTGGCCGAGGAGGGCCGCCCGCGTGCCGTGGTGATCGCGGGCATCGGTACCGCCGGACGTACCGGCGACATCCTCGCCACCGTCGCCGGGCCGCGTTGCCCGGTGCCGGTCATCGCGCACCGCAGTGCCGGGGTGCCGGGCTGGGTGGGAGCTGCCGACGTGGTGATCGCGGTGAGCGCCTCGGGACGCAGCCCGGAGGCGCTCGGCGCCGCCGAGGCGGCTGCCCGGCGCGGGGCCAGGCTGGTCGCCGTCGGTGCCCCGGACTCGCAGCTCCAGTCGGTGGCCGAGGGGGTCCGGGCGCCGTTCATCCCGGTGCCGCGGCGGGCGCCCGCCCGGGCCAGCCTCTGGGGCCTGACGGTGCCGGTGCTGCTCGCCGCCCGCGCGCTCGGGCTGGTGAAGGTCAACGAGGCGGATCTGGCCGAGACGGCCGCCCGGCTGGACGCCGATGCCGACCGGAGCCGGCCCGACGCCGAGTCGTTCGTCAACCCAGCCAAGTCGCTGGCCCTGGCGCTGGCCGGGTCGGTGCCGGTGGTCTGGGGCTCGTCCCCGCTGGCCACGGTGGCCGCCCGGCGGTTCGGCGACACGCTGTCGGCAAACGCGCGTTACCCCGTGGTCGCCGGTGCGCTCGGCGAGGCGGGCCGGGGCCGGGTGGGGCTGCTCGACGGGGTGTTCGGCGGGCTCGCCGAGTCGACCCGGGACATCTTCGCCGACCCGGAGGACGAGTCCGACTGGACCCGGCTGCGGGTGGTGCTGCTGCGCGACGGCGGGTTGAACGCCGACGACGACAGCGACGAGCCGCTGGCCGTCGAGGAACGGCGGGCGGACGCGTTGCAGACCCTGGCCGAGCGGCGCGGGGTGCGCTGCGACGTGGTCACCGCCGAGGGCGGCTCGGCCCTGGAGCGGCTCGCGTCGCTGATCGCCGTACCGGACTTCGCGTCCGTGTACCTGGCTCTGGCACACGGGCTCGATCCGATGGCGGTGCCTGCGGTCACCGAGATGAAGGAGCTTTCGAACCCGTGA
- a CDS encoding Trm112 family protein, with protein MALDPQLLEILACPDTHHAPLDYDAEAQTLTCTECQRIFEVRDDVPVLLLDEARGGTAQEEK; from the coding sequence GTGGCCCTTGACCCGCAGTTACTCGAGATTCTCGCCTGCCCGGACACGCACCACGCCCCGCTCGATTACGACGCGGAGGCGCAGACCCTGACCTGCACCGAATGCCAGCGGATCTTCGAGGTTCGCGACGACGTACCGGTGCTCCTGCTCGACGAGGCCCGCGGCGGTACCGCTCAGGAGGAGAAGTGA
- a CDS encoding phosphomannomutase/phosphoglucomutase: MSDLSQIVKAYDVRGTVPEQWDERVAEALGAAFAQVVRADPDGEPAGDRNAVVIAHDMRETGPGLAAAFAAGVRSEGMSVIDTGLGSTDLLYYASGSLDLPGAMFTASHNPAQYNGIKMCRAGARPIGQDSGLAEIRERAQAMLDKADAHPAGEPQEPVQPRDLLPEYAAHLRKLVDLSGIRPLKVVVDAGNGMGGYTVPVVLGDAVLPALPLTIVPLYFELDGSFPNHDANPLDPANLVDLQAAVLEHGADLGLAFDGDADRCFVIDERGQPVSPSAITALVAVRELAKHPGSTVIHNLITSSAVPEIIREHGGKPLCSRVGHSFIKADMARTNAVFGGEHSAHYYFRDFWFADTGMLAAMHLLAALGEQDRPLSEFAAEYERYVCSGEINSTVADQAAKLAEVKQVYQGAETEELDGLTVRFPDGAWINLRPSNTEPLLRLNVEGPTKDRMTSLRDEVLDLVRR, encoded by the coding sequence TTGTCTGATTTGTCCCAAATCGTCAAGGCGTACGACGTCCGCGGTACCGTCCCCGAACAGTGGGACGAGCGGGTCGCCGAGGCATTGGGCGCGGCCTTCGCACAGGTGGTGCGCGCGGACCCGGACGGCGAACCGGCCGGCGACCGCAACGCCGTCGTGATCGCCCACGACATGAGGGAGACCGGACCCGGTCTCGCCGCTGCATTCGCCGCCGGAGTCCGATCCGAGGGGATGTCGGTCATCGACACCGGCCTCGGCTCCACCGACCTGCTCTACTACGCCTCCGGCAGCCTCGACCTGCCCGGTGCCATGTTCACCGCCAGCCACAACCCGGCCCAGTACAACGGGATCAAGATGTGCCGGGCCGGTGCCCGGCCGATCGGCCAGGACAGCGGCCTGGCCGAGATCCGCGAGCGGGCCCAGGCGATGCTGGACAAGGCCGACGCGCACCCGGCCGGCGAGCCCCAGGAACCGGTGCAACCGCGCGACCTGCTCCCCGAGTACGCCGCCCACCTGCGCAAACTGGTCGACCTGAGTGGCATCCGCCCGCTCAAGGTGGTGGTCGACGCCGGCAACGGCATGGGCGGCTACACCGTCCCGGTGGTGCTCGGCGACGCCGTCCTGCCGGCCCTGCCGCTGACCATCGTGCCGCTCTACTTCGAGCTGGACGGCTCCTTCCCCAACCACGACGCCAACCCGCTCGACCCGGCGAACCTGGTCGACCTCCAGGCGGCGGTCCTGGAACACGGCGCCGACCTCGGACTCGCCTTCGACGGCGACGCGGACCGGTGCTTCGTGATCGACGAGCGCGGCCAGCCGGTCTCGCCGTCCGCGATCACCGCCCTGGTGGCCGTACGCGAGCTGGCCAAGCACCCCGGCTCCACGGTCATCCACAACCTGATCACCTCCAGCGCGGTCCCGGAGATCATCCGGGAGCACGGCGGGAAGCCGCTGTGCAGCCGGGTGGGGCACTCGTTCATCAAGGCCGACATGGCCCGTACGAATGCGGTTTTCGGCGGTGAACACTCGGCGCACTACTACTTCCGTGACTTCTGGTTCGCCGACACCGGCATGCTCGCCGCGATGCACCTGCTCGCCGCGCTCGGCGAGCAGGACCGCCCGCTGTCGGAGTTCGCCGCCGAGTACGAGCGGTACGTCTGCTCCGGCGAGATCAACTCCACGGTCGCCGACCAGGCGGCGAAGCTGGCCGAGGTCAAGCAGGTCTACCAGGGTGCCGAGACCGAGGAGCTGGACGGGTTGACCGTCCGCTTCCCGGACGGGGCCTGGATCAACCTGCGCCCCTCCAACACCGAACCGTTGCTGCGGCTGAACGTGGAGGGGCCGACCAAGGACCGGATGACCTCGCTCCGCGACGAGGTGCTCGACCTGGTACGCCGATAA
- a CDS encoding helix-turn-helix domain-containing protein produces the protein MVVGSPPTVRRRQLGRELRKLREAAGFKAEQVALEVRCSPSRVSRIETARVRITPGTVHELLDVYRVEGAERQRLVALARQAQEAGWWQAHSDALTWEYSTLIALEHDATELRTFESSVLPGLLQTEEYARTVLRKTLLEQADAATEEKLVVRLARQRILTRAQDPVRLRAILDEAVLRRQVGGPDVMGPQLRHLVEMAGRPNVQLQVLPFDRGAYACNTGPFLLLGFSPADGEEVVGEPADGDVVYVENEAGDIYVEKEPGVARYRMVFDNLQADALTCDESRAWLARLAAELP, from the coding sequence ATGGTCGTCGGATCACCACCCACCGTGCGACGCCGGCAACTCGGCCGCGAGCTGCGCAAACTGCGCGAGGCCGCGGGCTTCAAGGCGGAGCAGGTCGCCCTGGAGGTGCGCTGCTCACCCTCGCGGGTGAGCCGGATCGAGACGGCCCGGGTACGGATCACGCCCGGCACGGTGCACGAGCTGCTCGACGTCTACCGGGTCGAGGGAGCCGAGCGGCAGCGTCTGGTCGCGCTCGCCCGCCAGGCCCAGGAGGCGGGCTGGTGGCAGGCCCACAGCGACGCCCTGACCTGGGAGTACTCGACCCTCATCGCGTTGGAGCACGACGCCACCGAGCTGCGTACGTTCGAGTCGTCGGTGCTGCCGGGGCTGCTCCAGACCGAGGAGTACGCCCGTACCGTGCTGCGCAAGACGTTGCTGGAGCAGGCCGACGCCGCGACCGAGGAGAAACTCGTGGTCCGGCTGGCCCGGCAGCGGATTCTCACCCGAGCCCAGGATCCGGTCCGGCTCCGGGCGATCCTGGACGAGGCGGTGCTGCGCCGGCAGGTGGGTGGACCGGACGTGATGGGCCCGCAGTTGCGCCACCTGGTGGAGATGGCGGGGCGGCCGAACGTGCAGCTCCAGGTGCTCCCGTTCGACCGGGGCGCGTACGCCTGCAACACCGGCCCGTTCCTCCTGCTCGGCTTCTCCCCGGCCGACGGCGAGGAGGTCGTCGGGGAACCGGCCGACGGTGATGTGGTCTATGTGGAGAACGAGGCGGGTGACATCTACGTGGAGAAGGAGCCCGGGGTGGCCCGTTACCGGATGGTCTTCGACAACCTCCAGGCAGACGCCCTGACCTGCGACGAGTCGCGGGCATGGCTGGCTCGGCTGGCCGCCGAACTGCCGTGA
- the nfi gene encoding deoxyribonuclease V (cleaves DNA at apurinic or apyrimidinic sites): protein MTGGDWPETVAEAEAVQDRLRPLVDLVGPGPDQPRTVAGLDVAYAEDGDRLAAAVTVLDARTLAVVETAVTVGRAAFPYVPGLFAFRELPALLDALASLTTTPDLLVCDGHGLAHPRRFGLACHLGVLTGLPAIGVGKTPLVGSWDPPGDERGAWSALRDGGEVVGRVLRTRDGVKPVFVSVGHRMDLANACARVLALTPRYRLPETTRQADRLCRVALGRSRGTDLD from the coding sequence ATGACGGGTGGGGACTGGCCGGAGACGGTTGCCGAGGCGGAGGCCGTACAGGATCGGTTGCGGCCGTTGGTCGACCTGGTCGGGCCGGGACCGGACCAGCCGCGTACGGTCGCCGGCCTGGACGTCGCGTACGCCGAGGACGGTGACCGGCTCGCGGCGGCGGTGACGGTCTTGGACGCGCGGACGCTGGCCGTGGTGGAGACGGCGGTGACCGTCGGTCGGGCGGCCTTTCCGTATGTTCCCGGCCTGTTCGCGTTCCGGGAGCTGCCGGCGTTGCTGGACGCGCTCGCGAGCCTTACCACCACGCCCGACCTGCTGGTCTGCGACGGGCACGGGCTGGCCCATCCACGGCGGTTCGGGCTGGCCTGCCACCTGGGCGTGCTCACCGGGCTCCCGGCGATCGGGGTGGGCAAGACCCCGCTGGTCGGGTCGTGGGATCCGCCCGGCGACGAGCGGGGTGCCTGGTCGGCGCTGCGCGACGGCGGTGAGGTGGTCGGCCGGGTGCTGCGTACCCGGGACGGGGTCAAGCCGGTGTTCGTGTCGGTGGGACACCGGATGGATCTGGCGAACGCCTGCGCCCGTGTGTTGGCGCTGACTCCGCGTTACCGGCTGCCGGAGACCACCCGCCAGGCGGATCGGTTGTGTCGGGTCGCGTTGGGCCGGTCGCGGGGGACGGACCTGGACTGA
- a CDS encoding low temperature requirement protein A translates to MSASSARGRLGDHTSTPRVTVLELLFDVVFVFALTRVAQRVTDDLTIARRMLFSEAGQTLLLLLALWMVWYLNAWMTSRFDPQRADIQLVVVVTMFGSLLIAVCLPQAFGDRGLIFACAYVTIQVGRPLYLVWALRGHDRQATSIRVLVWALAAGVLWLSGGISGGEGRAAFWIVAVLLELVGPALRWPTPRLGRPREPEWTLAEDHLAERYVQFLLIALGESVIATGIEISVRPFETERMIVFVASFLTTVLFWRIFFYHAGLALAQALHRAPSAIQLSQSASYTLLVMVAGILVAGVGFRLIIDDPEPPVDPAWVVAIMGGPALFLAGRVRFEHQLFGRVRPSMWVGLIVMVAAAPGMVFLPPLAAPLGATLVLAGLVAYETLTGRREPASNPPL, encoded by the coding sequence GTGAGCGCGTCCTCCGCGCGGGGCCGGCTCGGGGACCACACGAGTACGCCCCGGGTAACCGTCCTGGAACTCCTCTTCGACGTGGTGTTCGTGTTCGCCCTGACCCGGGTCGCCCAACGGGTGACCGACGATCTCACCATCGCCCGTCGCATGCTGTTCTCCGAAGCCGGCCAGACCCTGTTGCTGCTGCTCGCCCTCTGGATGGTCTGGTACCTCAACGCCTGGATGACCAGCAGGTTCGACCCGCAGCGGGCCGACATCCAACTCGTGGTCGTGGTGACCATGTTCGGCAGCCTGCTGATCGCGGTCTGTCTGCCCCAGGCGTTCGGCGACCGTGGCCTGATCTTCGCCTGCGCGTACGTCACGATCCAGGTCGGTCGGCCGCTGTACCTGGTCTGGGCGCTGCGCGGGCATGACCGGCAGGCGACCTCGATCCGGGTGCTGGTCTGGGCACTGGCCGCGGGTGTGCTCTGGCTATCCGGTGGAATCAGCGGCGGGGAGGGGCGGGCGGCCTTCTGGATCGTGGCGGTGCTGCTGGAACTGGTCGGTCCGGCGCTGCGGTGGCCGACGCCGCGACTCGGCCGACCCCGGGAGCCGGAGTGGACCCTGGCCGAGGACCACCTCGCCGAACGTTACGTACAGTTCCTGCTGATCGCGCTCGGAGAATCGGTCATCGCCACCGGAATCGAAATCAGCGTACGCCCATTCGAAACCGAGCGGATGATTGTCTTCGTCGCCTCTTTCCTGACCACGGTGCTGTTCTGGAGAATCTTCTTCTACCATGCCGGACTCGCCCTCGCGCAGGCCCTGCACCGGGCACCCAGTGCGATCCAGCTCAGCCAGTCGGCGAGCTACACCCTGCTGGTGATGGTGGCCGGAATCCTCGTCGCCGGGGTCGGTTTCCGGCTGATCATCGACGACCCCGAACCGCCGGTCGATCCGGCATGGGTGGTCGCCATCATGGGTGGGCCGGCACTTTTCCTGGCCGGTCGGGTCCGATTCGAACACCAGTTGTTCGGTCGGGTACGTCCGTCGATGTGGGTCGGGCTGATCGTGATGGTCGCCGCCGCGCCGGGAATGGTCTTCCTGCCGCCACTGGCCGCCCCGCTCGGTGCCACCCTCGTGCTGGCCGGGCTGGTGGCGTACGAGACTCTCACCGGGCGGCGTGAGCCCGCCTCGAACCCACCGCTGTGA
- a CDS encoding SUKH-3 domain-containing protein — MISRQEAEGIADRWAQREALRLGHPCTPTLDEFDVGWVILVDPPAVSGAGGTTIIDKETGEVSTWPGLPPEVVCDMYRTDRLGRSRLTRTVDPAVELGRSTRRLPTPGATARLTVQHDLHVGHSAKGDLRLQHHRLIRGYLDRLPTGHLVRGAERHAELVVVSDVLHEYDRRLATLGQPELTQESARELFGSAHLEVFRVREPGDPFGCAAERPCDSCVPALVHFGLLPWAHLAFAEEWRPAPQPVPDPDRFPAEVAYALVEGGWRPGFGDRLLAGEAITKVCGVPGVHHRHQGFEAAERTLTAFPGVVCGRRGPGEQVWIRRFEINPAGAAYSADSLAGLGAVLGVRLFPIGTEGGDSILAVDELGRIFALDEAGEWFLGPDIDTALTSLLLGRAPARVHDDGTW; from the coding sequence ATGATCAGCCGCCAGGAAGCCGAAGGAATCGCCGACAGATGGGCGCAGCGGGAGGCACTGCGGCTCGGCCATCCCTGCACCCCGACGCTGGACGAGTTCGACGTCGGCTGGGTGATCCTGGTCGATCCGCCCGCCGTTTCCGGAGCCGGTGGAACCACCATCATCGACAAGGAGACCGGCGAGGTGTCGACCTGGCCGGGCCTGCCGCCGGAGGTCGTGTGCGACATGTACCGCACCGACCGGTTGGGGCGCAGCCGGCTGACCCGGACGGTGGACCCGGCGGTGGAGTTGGGCCGGTCCACCCGGCGCCTGCCGACCCCCGGTGCCACCGCCCGCCTGACCGTCCAGCACGACCTGCACGTCGGCCACTCGGCAAAGGGCGACCTCCGTTTACAGCACCACCGGCTGATCCGGGGCTACCTGGACCGCCTGCCGACCGGACATCTGGTACGCGGCGCCGAACGGCACGCCGAACTCGTGGTCGTCTCGGACGTGCTGCACGAGTACGACCGCAGGCTGGCCACGCTCGGGCAGCCCGAACTGACCCAGGAGTCGGCGCGGGAACTGTTCGGCAGCGCCCACCTGGAGGTGTTCCGGGTCCGGGAGCCGGGCGACCCGTTCGGCTGCGCCGCCGAGCGCCCCTGCGACTCGTGCGTACCCGCACTGGTCCACTTCGGACTGCTCCCGTGGGCCCATCTCGCCTTCGCCGAGGAGTGGCGACCGGCACCGCAGCCGGTTCCCGACCCGGACCGGTTTCCGGCCGAGGTCGCGTACGCGCTGGTCGAGGGGGGCTGGCGGCCGGGTTTCGGGGACAGGCTGCTGGCCGGCGAGGCGATCACGAAGGTGTGCGGGGTGCCGGGCGTGCACCACCGGCACCAGGGGTTCGAGGCCGCCGAGCGGACCCTGACCGCGTTTCCCGGCGTGGTCTGCGGGCGGCGCGGGCCGGGCGAGCAGGTGTGGATCCGGCGCTTCGAGATCAACCCGGCCGGGGCCGCGTACAGCGCCGACAGCCTGGCCGGACTCGGCGCCGTGCTCGGCGTACGACTCTTCCCGATCGGCACCGAGGGCGGCGACAGCATCCTCGCCGTCGACGAGTTGGGTCGGATCTTCGCACTCGACGAGGCCGGCGAGTGGTTCCTCGGCCCCGACATCGACACCGCCCTGACCAGCCTGCTCCTCGGTCGCGCACCCGCCCGGGTCCACGACGACGGCACCTGGTAG